The following are encoded together in the Acidobacteriota bacterium genome:
- a CDS encoding phosphotransferase encodes MDPRLEQYLDLQGLTPRVTTVMPLTGDASDRRYFRVLMKGEPPIVLALHQGPIEFEKMPFVAIARLLRQIPVPVPAILHHSNELGVLGLEDLGDVTLQAHLGSTTPAEHAALYRQAVSFIAHMQQRGEELRSPEYPPYQIAFDVEKLTWELEFFVKHYLLAYKGAAPGEAHREALRGEWSAIVEELAGEPRVLCHRDYHSRNLMLHGGSLFIIDFQDARMGPDTYDLASLLRDAYVDLTAPQVDELIAFFLALKGLRRAEDQAEFRRRFDLMALQRNLKALGTFGYMTTGRNNTVYIQYIPRTLSHVKANLAKYPRFARLRELLDQWL; translated from the coding sequence GGGGCTCACCCCGCGCGTGACCACCGTCATGCCGTTGACTGGCGACGCGTCCGATCGCCGCTACTTCCGCGTGCTGATGAAAGGCGAGCCGCCCATCGTCCTGGCCCTGCATCAGGGGCCGATCGAGTTCGAGAAGATGCCGTTCGTGGCGATCGCGCGCCTGTTGCGGCAGATCCCGGTGCCCGTGCCGGCCATCCTGCATCACTCCAACGAGCTCGGCGTGCTGGGCCTCGAGGATTTGGGGGACGTCACGTTGCAGGCGCACCTTGGGTCGACAACGCCGGCCGAGCATGCCGCGTTGTACCGCCAGGCCGTGTCGTTCATCGCGCACATGCAGCAGCGCGGCGAGGAGTTGCGGTCGCCGGAATATCCGCCGTACCAGATCGCCTTCGACGTCGAGAAGCTCACCTGGGAGTTGGAGTTTTTCGTCAAGCATTACCTGCTCGCCTACAAGGGGGCGGCCCCGGGCGAGGCGCACCGCGAGGCGCTGCGCGGCGAGTGGTCGGCGATTGTCGAGGAGCTCGCGGGTGAGCCACGGGTGCTGTGCCACCGCGATTACCACAGCCGCAACCTGATGCTGCACGGCGGCTCGCTCTTCATCATCGACTTCCAGGACGCCCGCATGGGGCCCGACACCTACGACCTGGCCTCGCTGCTCCGCGACGCCTACGTGGACCTGACGGCGCCGCAGGTCGATGAGCTGATTGCGTTCTTCCTGGCCCTGAAGGGCCTGCGCCGGGCCGAAGACCAGGCCGAGTTCCGCCGCCGGTTCGACCTGATGGCGCTGCAGCGCAACCTCAAGGCGCTCGGCACGTTCGGCTACATGACCACCGGCCGCAACAACACGGTCTACATTCAGTACATCCCGCGCACGCTGAGCCACGTGAAGGCGAATCTCGCGAAGTATCCACGGTTCGCGCGGCTGCGCGAGCTGCTCGACCAGTGGCTGTAA